CCAGGATGCAGTACTTGCAACTAACGCAAATTCTATGATCAAGCAACGTCACGCCATCAGCTGTTTTAAAGCTAGCGCCAGTTGGGCAAACCTCAACACAAGGTGCATCTTCGCACATAACACAGCTTTGACGTAAAAAATCAGTCTTTAAATTTGGAAATGTCCCACTCATCTTCGCATGCACCTGCAAGCGGTAAAGTCCCCTTGGTACGTTGTTTGCACTTCTGCAAGCTACCGAGCAGCCTTGACAGCCGATGCATAAATTTTCATCATGTATCATCATATATTTTTTCATTTTCTATCCTTACGCTTTACTTATGCTAACGCCAACATTTGTAACCATGGTTGCAGCCACTGGCCCTTCGGCTGGATTAAGAAGCACGCTTGTATTTAGCCCCACGTGATCTATACTCTTAAGACCTGGCGTGATGTGTCCAAAACCGTGATATATAAAGAGCGTATCTTCTCTAATGCCCTCGGTCACCATGAGCTTGCCCTTTTGCTCGCCAAATTTATTTTTCACCACGACCATATCGCCATCTCGTAAATTTTTACGTTTAGCTGTTTTTGGATTTATCCAGATAGGGCTATCACTCATAAGATCATGAAGCGACGGCACCGCCTGAGTATGTCCATTGGTATGAATAGGTGTTTTGCCGCAAGTTAAGCAAAGA
This DNA window, taken from Campylobacter concisus, encodes the following:
- a CDS encoding 4Fe-4S dicluster domain-containing protein, giving the protein MKKYMMIHDENLCIGCQGCSVACRSANNVPRGLYRLQVHAKMSGTFPNLKTDFLRQSCVMCEDAPCVEVCPTGASFKTADGVTLLDHRICVSCKYCILACPYDARYVLPNGEIGKCTFCYESRLEEGKEPACVSVCPTNALTFGDVNDENSKISKKLKESKYYLPKAELNTKPSLAMIANTKGAHHE